In Bacteroides coprosuis DSM 18011, the following are encoded in one genomic region:
- a CDS encoding xanthine permease (COGs: COG2233 Xanthine/uracil permease~InterPro IPR006042:IPR017588:IPR006043~KEGG: bvu:BVU_2531 putative purine permease~PFAM: Xanthine/uracil/vitamin C permease~SPTR: Putative uncharacterized protein;~TIGRFAM: Xanthine permease; Xanthine/uracil permease~IMG reference gene:2504107376~PFAM: Permease family~TIGRFAM: uracil-xanthine permease; xanthine permease), with the protein MAVSKSPAEQLVHPIQKTDLIYQIEDRPPFREAVFVALQHLLAIFVAIITPPLIISQALGFDHETSSFLVSMSLLASGISTFVQCKRFGPVGCGLLCVQGTSFSFIGAINSVFAPLGLGVAALPAIFGVCIAAAPVEIIVSRLFKYTKKIITPLVSGIVVTMIGLCLIKVAIISCGGGYAAQSNNTFGSLQNLGLATLVLVVILLLNSVKNKYFRMSSIIIGLIVGYVASYLLGLIHFDELTHLGSINIPIPFKYGLDFNLSAFIAVALIYFITSIEAYGDITANSMIGGEPIEGDKFMKRVQGGVLADGVNSIIAGMFNSLPNSIFAQNNGLIQLTGVASRYIGYYIAGFLVILSAFPIVGGVFSLMPEPVLGGAALLMFGTVAASGVRIIASQNINRKAVLVLAVSFAFGLGVELVPEILSQMPEWIRGTFSSGITTGGLVAIISNAVIRIKD; encoded by the coding sequence ATGGCGGTAAGCAAAAGTCCAGCAGAACAATTGGTACATCCAATTCAAAAAACAGATTTAATTTATCAGATTGAAGATAGACCACCCTTTCGGGAGGCCGTATTTGTGGCTCTTCAGCATCTTCTCGCAATATTCGTTGCCATCATCACACCGCCCTTAATTATTAGTCAAGCCTTGGGCTTTGATCATGAAACATCTAGTTTTCTAGTATCTATGTCGTTACTAGCATCAGGTATATCTACATTTGTGCAGTGTAAGCGATTTGGTCCCGTAGGTTGCGGTTTACTTTGTGTTCAGGGAACTAGCTTTTCCTTTATTGGAGCTATCAACTCTGTTTTTGCTCCTTTGGGACTGGGTGTAGCTGCTCTACCAGCTATCTTTGGGGTATGTATTGCAGCAGCTCCAGTAGAAATTATTGTAAGTAGATTGTTTAAATATACCAAGAAAATCATCACTCCTTTGGTTTCGGGTATTGTAGTTACCATGATTGGTTTATGCCTCATCAAGGTAGCTATTATCTCGTGTGGTGGAGGGTATGCAGCACAGAGCAATAACACCTTTGGGAGTCTTCAAAATTTAGGGTTGGCTACTTTGGTATTAGTAGTGATTCTGCTTTTGAATAGTGTTAAAAATAAGTACTTCAGAATGAGCTCTATTATTATCGGACTCATAGTAGGGTATGTAGCTTCTTATCTATTAGGGTTAATTCATTTTGATGAGTTGACTCATTTGGGTTCTATCAATATCCCTATCCCTTTTAAATATGGATTAGATTTTAATTTATCGGCATTTATTGCGGTGGCACTCATCTATTTCATCACTTCTATTGAGGCGTATGGAGATATTACAGCCAACTCTATGATTGGTGGCGAACCTATTGAAGGTGATAAGTTTATGAAACGCGTGCAAGGAGGAGTGTTGGCAGATGGAGTAAACTCTATTATTGCTGGTATGTTCAACTCATTGCCCAATTCTATCTTCGCTCAAAACAATGGTTTAATCCAGCTTACAGGAGTAGCCAGTCGTTATATAGGTTATTATATTGCAGGTTTCCTAGTCATATTGAGTGCATTTCCTATTGTAGGTGGGGTGTTTTCATTGATGCCTGAGCCTGTATTAGGTGGTGCAGCCTTACTGATGTTTGGTACAGTAGCTGCTTCAGGGGTACGTATTATTGCATCTCAAAATATAAACCGCAAAGCCGTATTAGTATTGGCTGTAAGTTTTGCCTTCGGACTAGGAGTAGAGCTTGTACCTGAAATTCTATCTCAAATGCCCGAGTGGATTCGCGGTACATTTTCTTCAGGAATTACTACGGGAGGTCTTGTGGCAATCATATCCAATGCAGTGATTCGGATAAAAGACTAA